The following are encoded together in the Ovis aries strain OAR_USU_Benz2616 breed Rambouillet chromosome X, ARS-UI_Ramb_v3.0, whole genome shotgun sequence genome:
- the LOC114111662 gene encoding LOW QUALITY PROTEIN: cerebellar degeneration-related antigen 1 (The sequence of the model RefSeq protein was modified relative to this genomic sequence to represent the inferred CDS: substituted 1 base at 1 genomic stop codon), with the protein MEMLEDVEMLEDVEMLEDVKMLEDVEMLEDVEMLEDTEMLEDEQMLEALEMLEDLEVXEDEDFLEDTPSLEDKDFLEDMALLEDKDFLEGAPSLEDRDFLEDMDFLEGAPSLEDEDFLEDVDFLEGAPSLED; encoded by the coding sequence ATGGAGATGCTGGAAGACGTGGAGATGCTGGAAGACGTAGAGATGCTGGAAGACGTAAAGATGTTGGAAGACGTGGAGATGTTGGAAGACGTGGAGATGCTGGAAGACACAGAGATGCTGGAAGACGAGCAGATGCTGGAAGCCCTGGAGATGCTGGAAGACCTGGAGGTGTAGGAAGACGAGGATTTTCTGGAAGACACACCTTCGTTGGAAGACAAGGATTTCCTGGAAGACATGGCTTTGTTGGAAGACAAGGATTTCCTGGAAGGCGCACCTTCATTGGAAGACAGGGATTTTCTGGAAGACATGGATTTCCTGGAAGGTGCACCTTCATTGGAAGACGAGGATTTTCTGGAAGACGTGGATTTCCTGGAAGGCGCACCTTCATTGGAAGACTAG